The sequence TATTTTCATTCATTCAGTAACAACCTTTCTGGCAAAAAAAGGAGAACAAATTCCTGAAATGGTTGCCGGACATTCTTTAGGTGAGTTTTCGGCATTGGTTGCAGCAGGAGCCTTAAGTTTTGAAGATGGCGTTCGACTTGTGCAGCAAAGGGCTTTAGCTATGCAAGAAGCATGTGAAGCAGAACCATCAACCATGGCTGCTATAATTGGACTTGATAATGGAATTGTTGAAGAAGTATGTGCATCAATTGATGATGTAGTTGTTCCAGCAAATTACAATTCGCCCGGTCAAATCGTTATTTCAGGATCGGTTGAGGGAATTAATAAAGCCTGTGAATTACTAAAAGAAAAAGGAGCAAAACGAGCCTTACCTCTTAAGGTTGGTGGAGCTTTTCATTCCCCACTGATGGAGCCTGCACGTGAAAAACTGGCAAAAGCAATTGAAAACACTACTTTTAATTCGCCCATTTGTCCTATATATCAAAATGCTACAGCCACTGGATCTACTGACCCAGCCATCATAAAAGAAAACCTGATTGCTCAACTTACTGCACCGGTAAAGTGGGCACAAAGTGTTGAAAATATGGTAAAAGACGGAGCAAGCAGCTTCACTGAATCAGGTCCTGGCAATGTACTTTCTGGACTGGTTGGAAAGATTTCTCGTGGAATGGAAACTATAAAATTATAACATATGATTACTTCGACAACCGAAACAATTCACGGTAGAGAAATTACTCAAAATTTGGGTATTGCCCGTGGGAATACAGTGCGTGCCAGACATCTTGGTAAAGACATTTTTGCTGGATTGAAAACTTTAGTAGGTGGCGAAATATCTGAATATACCAAACTCATAGCTGATGCACGTGAAGAAGCCATGTATCGGATGATACAAGATGCAGAGAAATTAGGTGCTGATGCTATTGTTAATGTTCGTTTTACAACTTCCATGATTATGCAGGGAAGTGCTGAAATATTGGCTTATGGAACCGCTGTAAAACTTGCTTAATTATGTTTTGGGATTTTCTGGTTGGTTTTCTCAAAATTTTTCTTCCTGTAGGATTGGTTTTACTTGTTTATTTTGTCATCATTCGAAAGCAGAAAATCGATGAAGAAAAACCGGATGATGAAAATGACTTTATAGAAGAAGATGATGAATATAATTTCCATTAGCATATTTGCTGTCATACAACTAGTTGTTTTTGCTCTAATAATTTACTTTATAGTAAAAAGAGTGAAAGATAAAAAGAAAGAAAAATTTGAACAAAGAGAATACTAATAGAATCTGTTTTTAAAATGGCACATATTATAATAAAATCAGCGGAGCAAATTGAGGGTATTCGTCAAAGTTCAATATTAGCTGCTCAAACTTTAAAATATATTGCAGAATATGTTGTTGAGGGAGTGAGTACAGCTGCTCTCGACAAAAAAATTGATACATATATACGGGATCATGGAGCCCTTCCTGCACCACTTAATTATAATGGATTCCCAAAATCGAGTTGCATTTCACTCAATGAAGTTGTCTGTCATGGCATACCAAATCCCAAAGAAATCCTGAAAAATGGCGATATTTTGAATGTGGATGTAACAACCATATTAAATGGCTATTTTGGCGATACCAGTCGCATGTTTGCCATTGGTGATATTGATGAAAATGCAAAAAAACTTATTAAAATAGCCCAAGACTGTTTGGATATTGGAATTGAACAATGTTATCCTGAAAATTTTGTAGGTAATATAGGATATGAAATAGCTAAATATGCGCGTGCTAATAAATGCTCAGTTGTATACGAATATTGTGGACATGGAGTAGGTGTTGCATTTCATGAACCACCAGAAATTGCCCATATAGCTGAAAAAGATTCTGGAGCAAAAATGAAAGCAGGTATGACTTTTACCATCGAACCCATGATCAACCTTGGGAAGGCCAGAACTAAGTTAGATAAAAAGGATGGCTGGACCGTGCGCACCATTGATAACAAGCTGTCTGCACAATTTGAACACACATTGGTTGTTACGGAAAAAGGATGTGAGGTTTTAACTGATTTAGACGACTATTACGCTTAAAATATTTGATGATGAAAACAGAGTTCTGGATGACTGGAAAAACCAATCACAACTATTTGAATTCTGGTATTGATTTGTATGCAAAAAGAATAAAACACTTCACGTCATTTGATATTCGTGAAATCAAAATACCCAAAGCTAAAAGTCCTGAGGAAGTCATACAAAGTGAACAAGATCAAATCCTCAAACTACTTCAGCCAAACGATCGACTCATTTTATTGGACGAAAAAGGAAAAATCTTTACATCCATCGAATTTTCAAAATATGTTCAACAACAATTTAATACAAGTCCGAACCGACTCATCTTTTTGATTGGTGGGGCATATGGTTTTGGACCGGAATTGTACAAACGCGCTAATTCTTTAATTTCATTGTCGAAGTTTACATTTCCACATGATTTGGTAAGGATTATCTTTTTAGAACAGTTTTATAGATGTTTAACTATTCTTAACAATCATCCATATCAGCATTAATGAGTTCAAAAATTACAGTTTGCCATAATCAAAATAAGTAGAAATACATGAGGATAAAAGCGTTTTAATATTCACTTTTATCACATAAAATAGTTTGAAAACATTTATATTCGCACATTATTCGTTTTATTTGTGGTATAATAAAACGAGGGTTTTACAAAAGATGCAATTATGAACCTAAGAAGATTTTTTTCACTTGCCTTGATCGCTGTATTATTTACTACTCTAATTGGTTGTAGTGGCTCAGGATCCTTAGAAAAAGCCAATGAAGCATATGATCTATATCAGTTCAATACGGCTATAGATATGTATAAGAAATTGGTTAGTAAAGAAAGGGACAAAAAAATAAAAGGCGAAATGACAATGAAAATTGCTCATGCTTACAAGCAAATGGGTGATTTTAGAAAAGCCGAAAATTATTATAGCAAGGTATTAAAATATTCAAAAGATGATCCTGATGCTTATTTTGCTATGGCAGATATGCAAAAAAGACAGGAAAAATATGAAGATGCCATCATCACTTTCAATAATTATATTCGTGAAATGCCTGGTGATGCCAAAGGTGAAATGGGATTAAAATCCTGTGAAGATGCAATCAAATGGAAAAATGATAAAACCCGCTATGTTGTTGAAAATTACAAAATACTAAATTCAAAAAGTAATGATTTTGCTCCTGCTTTCTACAAAAAAGGAGCTATGGTGTTCACATCTGATCGTGACGCTTCTTCAGGAAATAAAATTTACAATTGGACAAACGAAAAACATACTGACATTTTTGTGTCAGAAATAGTTGGGAAAAGAGGATCTAAAAAACTGGAGAAACCCAGATTAATAGATGAAGACAATATCGTTAATACCAAATACAACGAAGGTGTTGTTACGTTTGACAGACGCTTTAACACTATGTATTACACCCAGTGTAATGATAAAAATGGAGATGGACATAACTGCAGGATTTTTGTCATTCGTAAAAAAGGTAAAGTTTGGGGAGAACCTGATGTATTGCCTTTCTGCAACGACTCTTTTGTAAAATACGGACACCCAACACTGTCTCCTGATGGCAAGAAATTGTATTTCTCAAGTGATGATCCTGATCTTGGATTTGGAAAAAAAGACATTTATGTGGCTTCCTATGTCAAGCGTGGAAAAACATGGAGCGATCCTGTAAACCTTGGTGAGAATATCAATACCCCAGAAAATGATATGTATCCATTTTCCTACACCAACAAACGTTTATATTTTGCTTCAGATGGATTACCGGGTATGGGTGGTTTGGATATTTTTTATGCAGAAAAGCAAGATGATGGAAGCTGGAGTTTGCCTATTAACTTAAGACCCCCTATCAACTCAGGTGGAGATGATTTCGGAATTATTATTGAAAAAGGTGGCACAGTAGCCAAGGGATATAAAGGATTTCTTTCGTCTAATCGTGAAGGCAAAGGAGACGATATCTATGAATTCTATATGACTCCACTGGAATATACTTTGTCGGGTGTCGTTTTTAATATTAAAACAAAAGAAACAATACCAGATGCAACGGTAACACTTTATATTAGCGAAGAAGATACTTCATATAAAATACAGGTTCAGACAGATGTTTCCGGAGGTTACAAATATGATTTGAAACCAGAAGCCGAATACTCTGTAATAGCCATTAAGAAGTTCTACTTCGATTCAGAAGAGAAATTCGTTTCCACAGTAGGTCTTGAATTTTCAGAAGACTTTGTTCGTGATTTATACCTTGATCCTTTCTTACCAGTTGATGTGGAACTCGAAGGTATTTATTACGATTTAGATGATGATATGCTTCGCTCTGAATCCATGATAGTATTAGACTCCCTTTACAATTTATTGATGAAGCATCCTTATGTGGTAATTGAAATTGGTTCACATACTGACTGCCGTGCAACAGACGAACACAACAATGATCTGTCGAACAGAAGAGCAAAATCAGTAACAGATTATTTAGAGTACAAAGGCATTCCTATGGATCGCTTACAAGCAATTGGTTATGGTGAAACAAAAATTGCCAATGGTTGCGATTGTAGCACAGGTGCACCACCACTTTATAATTGTACAGAAGCACAACATCAGCAAAACAGAAGAACCACCTTTAAAATTATTCGTACAGATTATGAGTATGGAGCCGATCAACTCAAACAACTTCAAGACTGGCAAGA is a genomic window of Bacteroidota bacterium containing:
- a CDS encoding YbjQ family protein, with the translated sequence MITSTTETIHGREITQNLGIARGNTVRARHLGKDIFAGLKTLVGGEISEYTKLIADAREEAMYRMIQDAEKLGADAIVNVRFTTSMIMQGSAEILAYGTAVKLA
- the fabD gene encoding ACP S-malonyltransferase, with amino-acid sequence MKAFVFPGQGAQFVGMGKDLFTEHEESRQLFEKANEILGFRISDLMFAGTDEDLRQTKITQPAIFIHSVTTFLAKKGEQIPEMVAGHSLGEFSALVAAGALSFEDGVRLVQQRALAMQEACEAEPSTMAAIIGLDNGIVEEVCASIDDVVVPANYNSPGQIVISGSVEGINKACELLKEKGAKRALPLKVGGAFHSPLMEPAREKLAKAIENTTFNSPICPIYQNATATGSTDPAIIKENLIAQLTAPVKWAQSVENMVKDGASSFTESGPGNVLSGLVGKISRGMETIKL
- a CDS encoding 23S rRNA (pseudouridine(1915)-N(3))-methyltransferase RlmH is translated as MKTEFWMTGKTNHNYLNSGIDLYAKRIKHFTSFDIREIKIPKAKSPEEVIQSEQDQILKLLQPNDRLILLDEKGKIFTSIEFSKYVQQQFNTSPNRLIFLIGGAYGFGPELYKRANSLISLSKFTFPHDLVRIIFLEQFYRCLTILNNHPYQH
- a CDS encoding OmpA family protein, translated to MNLRRFFSLALIAVLFTTLIGCSGSGSLEKANEAYDLYQFNTAIDMYKKLVSKERDKKIKGEMTMKIAHAYKQMGDFRKAENYYSKVLKYSKDDPDAYFAMADMQKRQEKYEDAIITFNNYIREMPGDAKGEMGLKSCEDAIKWKNDKTRYVVENYKILNSKSNDFAPAFYKKGAMVFTSDRDASSGNKIYNWTNEKHTDIFVSEIVGKRGSKKLEKPRLIDEDNIVNTKYNEGVVTFDRRFNTMYYTQCNDKNGDGHNCRIFVIRKKGKVWGEPDVLPFCNDSFVKYGHPTLSPDGKKLYFSSDDPDLGFGKKDIYVASYVKRGKTWSDPVNLGENINTPENDMYPFSYTNKRLYFASDGLPGMGGLDIFYAEKQDDGSWSLPINLRPPINSGGDDFGIIIEKGGTVAKGYKGFLSSNREGKGDDIYEFYMTPLEYTLSGVVFNIKTKETIPDATVTLYISEEDTSYKIQVQTDVSGGYKYDLKPEAEYSVIAIKKFYFDSEEKFVSTVGLEFSEDFVRDLYLDPFLPVDVELEGIYYDLDDDMLRSESMIVLDSLYNLLMKHPYVVIEIGSHTDCRATDEHNNDLSNRRAKSVTDYLEYKGIPMDRLQAIGYGETKIANGCDCSTGAPPLYNCTEAQHQQNRRTTFKIIRTDYEYGADQLKQLQDWQDTREKKGPPAGTTKRNNSEEEEEYEGVE
- the map gene encoding type I methionyl aminopeptidase; translation: MAHIIIKSAEQIEGIRQSSILAAQTLKYIAEYVVEGVSTAALDKKIDTYIRDHGALPAPLNYNGFPKSSCISLNEVVCHGIPNPKEILKNGDILNVDVTTILNGYFGDTSRMFAIGDIDENAKKLIKIAQDCLDIGIEQCYPENFVGNIGYEIAKYARANKCSVVYEYCGHGVGVAFHEPPEIAHIAEKDSGAKMKAGMTFTIEPMINLGKARTKLDKKDGWTVRTIDNKLSAQFEHTLVVTEKGCEVLTDLDDYYA